A window of Watersipora subatra chromosome 10, tzWatSuba1.1, whole genome shotgun sequence genomic DNA:
TGTGGACCGAGCAGGTTTGCAATTTGGAGAAAGTTAAGAAACGAAACTTCTCCCGCTGTCATGGAACAGTTAGACCACATATTTTGTGAGCGTGGTTATCCAGTAGAAATATTGTCAGATAATGGACCTTGCTATAGATCGTTCAAGCTTCTTCTTGACAAATGGGGTGTAAATCATATCTACAGCTGTGCTTATAGAGCTTCTGGCAATGAAGTGATAGAACGCAATCATCGTACTATTAAACGCATGCTTGCCCGCTCCGATGGCACTGTCAATGACATGCTATATTGGTACAACAATTCTTCTAATGCCGATGATGTTGTGCCATTTAGGagattgtttaattacaatcctcagaaacaagaaactactagaATATCGGCTAAACGGGACATTAGTTTAAACCCTTACAAAGTGGGTGACCAGGTATATGTAAAACCAGGTAACGCCAAGTGCACATCAGTATGGAAAACTGGTAAGGTAACTTCCTTGGTATCGAACACAGCAGTTAAATTGGAGGACATGACTCGCCATATAGGAGACATAAGACTTTGTCGGAGAGTTGATAAACAGTCAGTTACTTTAGACTGTGAGTTAGACATAGCTAACACTAATACTAACGAGTCAACTGAGGGTTTAATAAACGTTGAAACTCCACCTGTAACTAAAGACAGTCACAACAATTATTCAACTGCAACTAACAATGCCACTAGACCAGCAAGGGCTAGGAAACCCCCAGATTTTTATGTAGCTGGTTTTAATTGATCTTGAAGATCAGGGGAGGtgtagtctatgtatatatagtaacctatgcgtgcatgtattattttataagcctatatcatttactcttgctgctgcatgtaatactattactCGTTCTGTGTACAAGTAATTGCTGTCTCATGGATTGCTGTCTCTGTGTTTTCTACCTAGTGGTTACGCCATTCGTTACGTCATTCattatgttatacctattattgTGTCATTCGAATACAAGCGGTCTTGGTGTCAAGTTAGCTGGTGCACTATACAAGGATAAAAGTACTTATTACAATCTGTAAGTTAGGTTGAAATCTAACATGTCCCAAATTTCATACTcttgagaccaccagaaatagcattTTTCAccatgtgcaaaacgccctatcctcATTTatcacacataaagtggcaatctaAACGCCCTTTctgcagatagggcgttttgattggcctgaataCACACAAAGTTGGGCatgatgagcagcattatgtaatcacatagtatataaacaaagggaagcaaaACTAAAgcagatatatatatttggttgtttttaaGGCGGCTTTAAcgagctagtgcacttctaagtgctcaatcatattgctatatttttatcataatatatttattatgacaaggcGATATCTACGTGTAAGTGACATAAGTCTAGACTCGAAAATCTGACTCTGAGATTAGATGAGAAACTTGTTTTAATTACACATCTGTGGAAAGGTTTTGCTTtcttaaaatactgacattattgcactcaattttttgttttaaattattttcaataaaagcgtttgatcatattaaaactactattttacttcctcctttcatttcataacacCAGGTTTAAATGAGACTTAGATCTTTGATCATGTCATAACTTTTGAGCTGAAGGATGGCAATCACAGGACTTTAATCTCTGTGTTGGCTAAATGAGTAATAAGAATTGCAACATTTATTCTTTTGCTGACTAGTTGCAGATTAATATCAGGATTGAACTCGTAATcttttgataatccagtcatagCACATGgccttgtggcaaactaacaatgagaaatcAGTCCAACTAAGAAATCAAAATGCCCTATCTATTGGTCTATTGGTATTCTGTTGGTGTATTCTGTCTTTTGTGGTCAAAATTGTATCTCATGGGTACTTAAGGGCATGATTCTGATGATCTTATCTTTCATAGATGTAGCatttatttttctatatttattaataaaccaTTCTGGTTTGACAGCTTGTTAGCATATCTTTGGTAAAATTAATAGGCAATATTTAGCAGTAATGCAATATGTCCTTTGCGAACCATTGTAAAGCATTCACCAAGCGGGGTTAGTCAGCAGTCAATGCAAAGATGAAGCTGCTGTGATAAGACTGTTCACTCTATAAGGGAATCTTCTGATTTCCTCTATGAAATAACAACATCTAGCAGACCTTTCAGCTACTGCCTCTCTTTGAAggacacctttacagttttctcCGGCGCTAAGGCTAGAACGGCCTTAAACTTGAGTGGCCTGAactgtaaataaaaataggtAAAGGTTACTTTCCACATTATGAAGTCAGTAGATTATTAAGGTAACCAAGCAGTTGAAGCAATTTCTagtcaaaataagtaaataGGTAAAAATAAATAGCTTAAAATAAGCTTAGTAATTTCAGATTTTAATAATCAAAGCTTCAAATATGTCCAAAGTCTGCAGCTTTTTGTCTAACATCTTTCGTCTGTGGCCATAGTTTGACGCGAAGTATGAAGATAATCAGTGGCTAAatactactagaaattcccgtcatacagctcacgaccaaagtgataattgaaaaagaaagggtactgctggttgagaaatgcaatattagcagtcaaatggcactgcagtgcaataggagaactgcaatagtagctgcaatagtagcttaaatgtactgggtgttacaATGTACAACaagcagcaataatgaaaagaaaagattatatttttatatctttcctctgcaataaaagaaatgcaatattagaagtaaaatggcaagctgctttgtaatatacacagtttgaaagttggttgtgttgaatgtagaatggttttgataagcgatctgtAGCCAAaatgaagaaatgggtcatgatcacagaaaggTTGAGTCGGGTGtatgagatttagagttatctacactagcagaaggagaaaattctcagttattttgcaaaaaaagtttgattccagcttaattacagcagattttatggtcaataaactgaatgcgtGTTTACCATTAGtccgaaaacatagttctgagaaaactggtgttaaagtttgagaaacgaaaaccgatgcacaattttttttacatttcaaaatgtcatagcaaccaatatcaagaagttgtgatatttatctagatttttgtatttatatctaaaaagattttagttggttgtcatagaaatagctgtatgtCTAtgagaaaatgtaggcctattacttaattttgcagatataaaaaatggcttggcagtaccacgatattgggcacagccgtagtatcatcaactaaatcttttgaaaaataataactgtaacatattacacaccatcggtcactatatacttcgatcttataaattcgaatgattattcttataattaaatattgtaatagtcttataagaattgttagaaaaatatcatcgtcatttcctttactttcactgttttggacatcagttggaataacaatgtactcattataagtgtccaaaatgtcagagttaatTTTAAAATCGGCAAAGAAGAAACGATtaattttcagtacttctacgttaattacagaaaccttcggcaattggacaatgccatagactggtgaaatgtgcacgctttAAAATTCttctatctgtcgcacggctttatgggcaTTTTGTGTGccggttttaattttgattgtaaaaggcttgtcaggttttaatggcgattttaggccaagttattctgtctagttatgtattatccgatcagatgggtaagttttaggatattgtccaCATTTTTCAAAGACTTATTTTAACAGGTTTATATGtcttttttatcattattatacttaaacgactctacacaaaaatggttaaagtttttgatgagattttggtgcAAGGGTTTGGATACGGCATTGATGAATAATtgtcgggagttgtgtgcgcatatgcatttatcataaagctcccaaagacttgcttcgctcgtgtttggtcatgggatcaTCAATTGTACTTGAAATCAAAAATATATTCAAGagtatattttaaaactttatgtgTTATTTGTAAAACTAGATCTTTTTATACGAAAAGAAAATATTTCTTTGATTCAGTTTACAGTAGTAAAAAAGGATTATATCactgaaagtttgaattttttttaaaagttgccaACTTCCAGGGTCGGCCTTGTAGGCGGACTGTCAAATAATGAAGTAACTATCACAGCTTTCTTATTTGATATCTTTAATCTTTCTGTAATCCAGCTATTTTATAGCAGTTTCTAGAAACTCTGTTTGGATTTCTTCGAAATGCAACATTTTTTCCACATTTTAAAGTGGATTATATTAGCAATCGTGTTTCATCATTTTATGCATTTTGACATGAAGCTGGAAACGTGTATTCCCTATTTTTGTAGCTATCATATAAAATGCTTTACTCCAATTAGGTTAGCTCATCAAGTACACGTACAATATAAACTGTATTTAGTGAATAAGTCATGCAGCAACTAGGATATTTGTCCTAACTGAAGTGTTAACAGGATTCTGGCTCAGTCTATAAAGTACTCACTGGTGTCTCTTTGTTCCTCTCTATCTTAAATGCTTTCAGGGTAGCGACTATAGTCATCTTCATCTCTATGAGGGCGAGACGATTCCCAATACACTGTCTGTTACCCATTCCAAATGGCATGTAAGATGCATGCATCTCCTCTGTCATTTGCTCAGGCAAAAATCTACAGATAACATTCTATAGGGTAGTTCATATAGTTTTCTCCCAGTGAAAATAGTAGGTCAAACTAATTGATCAATTATATATAGAATTTGAGTGTCATATAACTATATTTCACAGTATTTCTACGATGttagtttgtaattttttctTATACGTTTGTACAATGCTAAATTTACAATTGATATGCAGACTGAAGTGAACTATATATTAGTAGAGCAACTACAGTGACCTATATAGCAAAGGAGCTACTGCTGTCACCTAAATAGTAATAAACTAGTGTAGTGACCTATATAATGGAAGAGTAACTACAATTACTTAAAAAGAAGTAGAGTAAATGCAGTGATCTATATTGTAGAATAACTATAGTGGTCTATATATTAGTAGAGTAACTTTCGAGGCCTGTATAGCAGTAGAGCCGTTGCAGTGACCTACGTAGCAATAGAGTAACTGCAGTGACCTAGATGACTATAGTTGTAATTGCATCAGCCTATATATTGTTAGAGTATTTTCAGTATCCTATTTTTCAGTAGACCAACGTCTGTAACCTATACAGTGGTAGAGTAACTTTAGTGTCCAATTTATTGTAagtattcattttattgtaACTACGTTTTGTTGACCATTCACCCTATAAATTATAAGATAGTATTTCAGTTAAGTTGATACAACAGCTATAGAGGGCTTTTCCTCACCTATCAGGCTCAAAGTCTTCAGGATCTCTCCAAATCTCAGGATCTCTGTGGATTGCCCAACCGGATGCTGTTACAGCTGTTCCTTTCTTTATGAATATATCCTTGATTGTTACATCCTCTGAAGCTTCCCGGTCAAACCTGATATCAAACGTTTTTAGTGTCATTGGCAAATAACTTTTTCTTCCATAGAATTTTGCCAGACAAATTATGAGattttataacatataaactTGTTAAGTTGTTAgagcaaataaaactttaatgttGTTGTTGGAGCAAAGTATTAATAGACTGTTACACAAGTGGCTTTCTATTAGAAACATGCAAATTGGTAAACATTGCACGAGCCAGGATGTAAAACATGAAATATTGCAAAGACTCAATATCGCAATAAACTTACTACTGAAATTAGTAAAAAAGTAATAGATTGACgtaaaacatattaaattaaaaatcatACCTAAAACCCTGAGGGTAGAGTCTCATAGTTTCCTGAATGCATCTGTCTAGATACTTGAGTTCATTCAGCTGCTCTGTAGTGACCTCTTCAGTCGCACACACAGACATGATCTCTTCATACAACTAAAACATTACAGAATATTCAAAGGGTGTCtaatagttgtacatgtattatatgtatacctGGTCATGGGCTTTATGATTCACCTTTGTTTCACAGCAGCTCTATGAGATTTGCAGCAACTCTATGAGATTTACAACAACTCTATGAGATTATTGACAACTCTATGAGATTCACAACAACTTTATGAGAGCTACAACAATTCCATGAGATTCACAACAACTGTATGAGATTTACATCAACTCTATGAGAGTTACAACAATTCCATGAGATTCACAACAACTCTATGAGATTCACAACAAC
This region includes:
- the LOC137407169 gene encoding uncharacterized protein, whose amino-acid sequence is MVGEMSMCCQSPTIVLSNLEEKLHDLHEAHHLGVDRTWYLATERLGSTVKKKDIEEVVKRCHVCKRVDPAPAHWETGQVDVESDLYRLATDVTHYQGIPYLTVIDCGPSRFAIWRKLRNETSPAVMEQLDHIFCERGYPVEILSDNGPCYRSFKLLLDKWGVNHIYSCAYRASGNEVIERNHRTIKRMLARSDGTVNDMLYWYNNSSNADDVVPFRRLFNYNPQKQETTRISAKRDISLNPYKVGDQVYVKPGNAKCTSVWKTGKVTSLVSNTAVKLEDMTRHIGDIRLCRRVDKQSVTLDCELDIANTNTNESTEGLINVETPPVTKDSHNNYSTATNNATRPARARKPPDFYVAGFN